A portion of the Osmerus mordax isolate fOsmMor3 chromosome 22, fOsmMor3.pri, whole genome shotgun sequence genome contains these proteins:
- the pnpla4 gene encoding patatin-like phospholipase domain-containing protein 4: MAVLNLSFAACGFLGIYQLGAVRAILRHGDKLLGSLRACAGASAGALVAAVLVTAPDKLENCKAFTYRFASDVRTKKLGAMTPGYDFMLTLREGIEDILPSDAHSLAGNRLHVSITHSRSGKNRIISSFSSREELIKALLASSFVPVYAGFSPVEFQGQKWIDGGFTDSLPILPEGRTITVCPFAGPQDVCPHHRGRTNLRLKLANMDIMFSKENMLRLNQALFPPPASRMKELCQEGYEDAVRFLKKEDWMHQDLV; the protein is encoded by the exons ATGGCAGTGCTGAATTTGTCATTTGCGGCATGTGGATTCCTGGGAATCTACCAGTTAGGCGCTGTTAGAGCCATACTGCGGCATGGAGACAAGCTGCTGGGCTCTCTTAGGGCATGTGCAGGGGCATCTGCTGGAGCCCTCGTGGCTGCAGTGCTTGTCACTGCTCCAGACAAACTGGAG AATTGCAAAGCTTTTACATATAGATTTGCCAGTGATGTCAGGACCAAGAAGCTTGGAGCCATGACACCAGGATATGACTTCATGCTCACCCTTAG GGAAGGTATAGAGGACATTTTACCCAGTGAtgcccacagcctggcaggTAATCGCCTTCATGTCTCCATAACACACTCCAGAAGTGGCAAGAACAGGATCATATCCAGCTTTTCCTCCAGGGAAGAGCTCATAAAG GCACTCCTAGCAAGCAGTTTTGTTCCAGTGTATGCAGGATTTAGCCCAGTGGAATTCCAAGGACAG AAATGGATAGATGGAGGGTTCACAGACAGCCTTCCTATTTTGCCTGAGGGTCGTACCATAACAGTGTGCCCCTTTGCTGGACCTCAAGATGTTTGTCCTCACCACAGAGGACGCACTAACCTTCGCCTCAAACTTGCCAACATGGACATAATG TTTTCCAAGGAGAACATGTTACGGTTGAACCAGGCATTGTTTCCGCCTCCGGCAAGTCGCATGAAAGAGCTCTGTCAGGAAGGATATGAAGACGCTGTGAGGTTTTTAAAGAAAGAAGACTGGATGCACCAGGATCTTGTTTGA
- the cd28 gene encoding uncharacterized protein cd28 — MPSLMSSVRCVVALLSIIIGSIGSQIFVKQYPQKIRTVPGGNVALVCEFNHQKNDPNTVHVSWHRRKSNGSSGTEKLVQSSNIHFYGNTSKGYSILVLEDIQFHDGVMYLCEVLVIFPPPELARGNGTLLEIDGHQNYTEQPVATQHSINWWNICVAAALSGSCSIALMASITILVGKCKTSKKRFNVASGDAAPQEYEDMNTLRGQMVSLSHL; from the exons ATGCCTTCTCTCATGTCATCAGTTAGGTGTGTAGTTGCGCTTCTCTCCATCATCATTG GCTCAATTGGATCCCAGATTTTCGTAAAGCAGTATCCTCAGAAGATCCGGACTGTCCCTGGGGGAAATGTAGCTCTTGTGTGCGAGTTCAACCACcagaaaaatgatccaaatacaGTGCACGTCTCATGGCACCGGAGAAAGTCAAATGGTTCCTCGGGTACAGAGAAACTTGTGCAGAGTTCAAACATCCATTTCTATGGTAACACTTCAAAGGGGTACTCCATCCTTGTCCTGGAGGACATCCAGTTCCATGACGGCGTTATGTACTTGTGTGAAGTGCTAGTGATTTTCCCACCGCCAGAACTAGCCCGGGGAAATGGAACTCTGTTGGAAATTGATG gtcaccAGAACTACACAGAACAACCGGTGGCTACACAACACTCAATCAACTGGTGGAACATCTGTGTTGCTGCTGCTTTATCGGGTAGCTGTAGTATAGCTCTAATGGCTTCTATAACTATTCTA GTTGGAAAATGCAAAACCAGCAAAAAGAGGTTTAATGTTGCCTCAGGTGATGCTGCCCCTCAGGAATATGAAGATATGAACACGTTGAGAGGGCAAATGGTCTCACTGTCCCACCTTTGA
- the sts gene encoding steryl-sulfatase codes for MKTTWIPCCLSILFFKAGSASPLEKRPNFVLMMVDDLGIGDLGCYGNTTLRTPNIDKLAQEGVKLTQHIAAAPLCTPSRAAFLTGRYPIRSGMVGQGRLGVYVISAASGGLPNQEVTFAKIAKQQGYKTALIGKWHLGLNCEWSNDHCHHPSVHGFDHFYGITMTNLRDCQTGHGTVFVNVLAHIPYRALGVGVATVALLHIRGVVPIRRRLALCLASLVGVAAASFTMFVLTFPNLNCFLMRNQDIVEQPYVSENLTQRMTREAVEFLERNSERPFLLFLSFIQVHTALFASPRFQGTSQHGLYGDAVHEVDWSVGQIMQTLNRLSVSENTLLYLTSDQGAHLEEISVRGEVHRGWNGIYKAGKSTNWEGGIRVPGVLRWSGTLPAGKLIDEPTSNMDIFPTVVKLAGASTPGDRIIDGHDLLPLLQGRVKRSRHEFLFHYCNAYLNAVRWCPPDSHSVWKAFFFTPNLYPENGTGCFHTHACFCTPEYVTYHDPPLLFDLSRDPSETTPLTADSEPAFHAVLEEIRVAVERHTGSVVPVLSQMTPGKLVWKPWLQPCCSSLAQLCRCERDSQRSISTPPQEQPTS; via the exons ATGAAGACTACATGGATCCCCTGCTGCCTGAGTATATTGTTCTTCAAGGCAGGCAGTGCTTCACCTTTGGAAAAAAGACCCAATTTTGTTTTGATGATGGTTGATGATCTGGGTATTGGAGACTTGGGGTGCTATGGGAACACTACCCTGAG GACCCCCAACATTGACAAGCTGGCTCAGGAGGGAGTGAAGTTGACACAGCACATTGCCGCAGCACCTTTGTGTACACCCAGCAGGGCGGCCTTCCTCACAGGGCGATACCCAATAAGATCAG GCATGGTGGGTCAAGGCAGGCTAGGAGTATATGTGATCTCCGCAGCATCTGGGGGCCTTCCTAATCAAGAGGTCACGTTTGCCAAGATTGCCAAACAGCAAGGTTATAAGACCGCACTGATAG GAAAATGGCACCTGGGGCTTAACTGTGAGTGGAGCAATGATCACTGTCACCACCCCAGCGTTCACGGATTTGACCACTTCTACGGTATCACCATGACCAACCTGCGTGACTGCCAGACGGGCCACGGCACAGTGTTCGTAAACGTCCTCGCACACATCCCCTACAGggccctgggggtgggggtggccaCCGTGGCCTTGCTGCACATCAGGGGCGTGGTCCCCATCAGGAGGAGGCTGGCCCTGTGCCTGGCATCTCTTGTGGGCGTGGCTGCGGCATCCTTTACTATGTTTGTCCTCACGTTTCCCAACTTGAACTGTTTCCTCATGAGGAACCAAGACATTGTTGAACAGCCTTATGTCTCTGAGAACCTGACCCAAAGAATGACACGCGAGGCTGTGGAGTTTCTTGAAAG AAACTCAGAGAGACCCTTCCTGCTCTTCCTTTCCTTCATTCAAGTGCACACTGCTCTGTTTGCCTCGCCTCGCTTTCAAGGGACCAGCCAGCACGGTCTCTATGGTGACGCTGTCCATGAGGTTGACTGGAGTGTCG GTCAGATCATGCAGACCCTGAACAGGTTGAGTGTGAGTGAAAACACACTGCTCTACCTGACCTCAGACCAGGGGGCCCACCTGGAAGAGATCTCTGTCAGGGGGGAAGTGCACCGGGGCTGGAATGGCATCTACAAAG CAGGGAAATCCACCAATTGGGAAGGAGGTATTAGAGTCCCAGGTGTGCTGCGTTGGAGCGGTACGTTACCCGCCGGGAAGCTGATCGACGAGCCGACCAGCAACATGGATATTTTTCCCACTGTGGTGAAGCTAGCTGGAGCGAGCACACCAGGGGATAG AATAATAGATGGTCACGACCTCCTGCCCTTGCTGCAGGGGAGAGTCAAGAGGTCAAGACATGAGTTTCTCTTCCATTACTGTAATGCCTACCTGAATGCTGTGAGGTGGTGCCCTCCTGACA GCCATTCAGTCTGGAAGGCTTTCTTCTTCACTCCTAATCTCTATCCTGAAAACGGGACCGGCTGCttccacacacacgcctgcttCTGCACTCCAGAGTACGTGACCTACCACGACCCCCCCTTGCTCTTTGACCTGTCCAGGGACCCTTCAGAGACCACGCCCCTGACGGCAGACTCTGAGCCCGCCTTCCATGCCGTGCTGGAGGAGATCCGGGTGGCGGTGGAGCGCCACACGGGCTCCGTGGTGCCTGTCCTCTCCCAGATGACCCCAGGGAAGCTGGTGTGGAAGCCCTGGCTGCAGCCCTGCTGCTCTTCCCTGGCCCAGCTCTGCAGATGTGAGAGGGACAGTCAGCGCAGCATATCGACCCCTCCACAGGAGCAGCCCACCAGTTAA
- the anos1a gene encoding anosmin-1a: protein MLLKGIDAFTRLCLWTIFFLSLGNVYAKKQDDSSSMNSIFRARCASRCLSLHSTSITTFSKHFQVNGSLSWCQSHKQCAKCLEPCKDSWEIKRRSQCWDLCERSFQKKHGECLTSCEFLQSVVVVKQGECPPPEKASGFAAACVESCEEDGECSTLKKCCSNGCGHTCQPPKNLYKGAPLKPRKELIFQELPSGPLEVRWSSRFNVSADPVVYVLQRRWNYGIQPSEDAATPWETAAQTTQEKAWLADTRAGRWYQFRVAAVNIHGTRGFTTPSRHIHSRKDPSKPPVPSDLRVTNMTFGTGRVVFVRVQWAVSPDLDVPVHHIKVAWSWTATEDATTSSKMKRRKTVRGWQDYVDLDSLRANRSYSVEVQAVSYWGQTPLKSPKASLRFSTQLKEERRASSSTTPVGPPSDVLDVGTPFYQGGQLQVRVYWQSSPDPSIVRYRVQWVPEYCRHNQTTPMEKVITQENFISLPDLLFSCKYKVLLQPLGTKGRPQVESTSFFTPSCATIQAKSPKTIACPGAMGSAPVVVTPPKLSTKVENLTASFMAHKGNVTVVFAWELAPPPASPQLTGFQVTWAEVSPSSRHNNLPNSLISQSQILPPERSFLVVSGLRLATLYRLEVQVIGTGGEGPAVTRTFHTPISMPAVQHRPRLRKHHQQHQPMIERH, encoded by the exons ATGTTGCTTAAAGGTATAGATGCTTTTACGAGACTTTGTTTGTGGACTATTTTCTTCTTGAGCCTGGGGAATGTTTATGCTAAGAAGCAGGACGACTCTTCGTCTATGAATAGTATTTTCCGCGCGAGGTGCGCGTCACGGTGCCTCAGTTTACACAGCACGAGCATCACGACGTTCTCCAAACACTTTCAG GTCAACGGGTCCCTCAGCTGGTGTCAAAGCCATAAACAATGTGCTAAG TGTCTGGAGCCCTGCAAGGATTCCTGGGAGATAAAGAGGAGAAGTCAGTGTTGGGACCTTTGTGAG CGCTCCTTCCAGAAGAAACACGGGGAGTGCCTCACGAGCTGTGAGTTTCTGCAGTCGGTTGTGGTGGTGAAACAGGGGGAGTGCCCCCCTCCGGAGAAAGCTAGCGGCTTCGCGGCGGCTTGCGTGGAGTCATGCGAGGAGGACGGAGAATGCTCCACCCTAAAGAAGTGCTGCTCCAATGGCTGTGGGCACACCTGCCAGCCCCCCAAGAACCTCTACAAAG GTGCTCCTCTGAAGCCCAGGAAGGAGTTGATCTTCCAGGAGCTTCCTTCAGGCCCACTGGAGGTGCGCTGGTCCTCTAGGTTCAATGTATCTGCCGACCCCGTCGTCTATGTCCTCCAGAGGAGGTGGAACTACGGTATCCAGCCGAGCGAGGACGCGGCTACCCCCTGGGAGACAGCAGCACAG ACCACGCAGGAGAAAGCCTGGCTGGCCGACACGCGTGCTGGCAGGTGGTACCAGTTCAGAGTTGCCGCAGTGAACATCCATGGCACAAGAGGATTCACCACTCCCAGTCGCCACATCCACTCCAGAAAAG ACCCCTCCAAACCCCCTGTCCCATCTGACTTGAGGGTGACCAACATGACTTTTGGCACTGGCCGGGTTGTGTTCGTCAGGGTGCAGTGGGCTGTGTCCCCAGACCTGGATGTCCCCGTTCACCACATAAAGGTGGCCTGGAGCTGGACTGCCACCGAGGATGCCACCACATCATCCAAGATGAAAAGGAGGAAGACTGTGAGAGGG TGGCAGGACTATGTGGACCTGGACAGTCTGCGGGCCAACAGGAGCTACAGTGTGGAGGTCCAGGCTGTGTCCTACTGGGGACAGACCCCCCTGAAGAGCCCCAAGGCCAGCCTCCGTTTCTCCACTCAGCTCA AGGAGGAACGGCGAGCCAGCTCCAGTACTACGCCAGTGGGACCCCCATCAGACGTGCTTGATGTGGGCACGCCCTTCTACCAGGGCGGGCAGCTGCAGGTGCGAGTGTACTGGCAGAGCAGCCCAG ACCCCTCTATAGTGCGCTACCGTGTCCAGTGGGTCCCAGAATACTGCAGACACAACCAGACCACGCCTATGGAGAAGGTCATCACCCAG GAGAACTTCATCAGCCTTCCAGATCTGCTCTTCTCCTGTAAGTACaaggtcctcctccagcctctgggCACCAAGGGTCGGCCCCAAGTCGAGAGCACCAGCTTCTTCACTCCCTCCTGTGCCACCATCCAAGCCAAGAGCCCAAAAACCATCGCCTGTCCTGGGGCAATGG gATCTGCTCCAGTGGTGGTGACCCCTCCAAAGCTGTCAACCAAGGTGGAGAACCTGACGGCGTCCTTCATGGCTCACAAAGGAAACGTCACAGTGGTGTTCGCCTGGGAGCTGGCCCCGCCTCCTGCTTCCCCACAGCTGACCGGCTTTCAGGTCACATGGGCCGAGGTCTCCCCTTCCAGCCGCCACAACAACCTGCCCAACAGCCTGATCTCCCAGTCCCAGATCCTGCCCCCG gagcGTAGTTTCCTGGTGGTGTCTGGCCTGAGGCTGGCCACCCTCTACAGACTGGAGGTCCAGGTGAtcgggacaggaggggagggtccCGCCGTCACCCGCACCTTCCACACCCCGATCTCCATGCCTGCTGTGCAGCACC GACCCAGACTTAGGAAACatcaccagcagcaccagcctATGATAGAGAGGCACTGA